The nucleotide sequence CGTTTCGACGGCCGGAAAGATCAGCGGTTCGCCGCCGGTCAGCACGACGTGCCGACAATCGCCGGATCGCGACGCTTGAATCGCTTGGCGGACCAGTTCACCGACGGTGTGTCGCTGGCCGGTCGGTTGCCAGGATGCGTAGGGCGTGTCGCAGAACCAGCACCGCAAGTTGCAGCCACTGAGCCGGATGAAAAAGCTGTTCGTCCCCGTCAGACCGCCTTCGCCTTGCCGACTGAGGAAGGTTTCTGCGACCGGCAACATCGGGACGCGCGGACCGACACCCCTACCCGATTCGGCGACCGGCTGGCAAACTTCGCGAAAGATTTCTGGAGGACCCAACGTGACTGATTCAAACGAAAATTCGTTTCGTGACTTGTTGGAGGTTTTCGACAACCCCAACCCGGAACGCAACTTTACCATCGAACACATTTGCCCGGAATTCACCTCGGTGTGTCCGAAGACGGGCCAGCCCGATTACGGCAAGATCATCTTCACCTACATCCCGGATCAGGTGTGCGTGGAGCTGAAGAGCTTGAAGATGTATCTGCAGGCCTTTCGCAACGAAGGCATCTTCTATGAAGCGGTGACCAACCGGATCATGGACGACTTTTTGGCCGTCGTAAAGCCGCGGCGGGCTCGCGTTGACAGCGAATGGACGCCCCGCGGTGGTCTGCGCAGTAACATCACGGTCGAATATCCCGAGCCGTAACGGCACGCCGGGCGACCGCCGGCCATCCGTTTTCAGATTCCCACCCCAAAAGACCGC is from Crateriforma conspicua and encodes:
- the queF gene encoding preQ(1) synthase, encoding MTDSNENSFRDLLEVFDNPNPERNFTIEHICPEFTSVCPKTGQPDYGKIIFTYIPDQVCVELKSLKMYLQAFRNEGIFYEAVTNRIMDDFLAVVKPRRARVDSEWTPRGGLRSNITVEYPEP